One part of the Magallana gigas chromosome 5, xbMagGiga1.1, whole genome shotgun sequence genome encodes these proteins:
- the LOC105340003 gene encoding uncharacterized protein isoform X1, protein MNRRQTYTSVKATTASERVQGKATTASERVQGKVLHNKGSYSLRKRRRQDDCPSSSYKPKRRNDINSEIKSRAEVKNKDKRDIIMSSSKEDRRMMSSKSSKRVSRKRKSKISITNDNAIVEGGDKCQMQTKPHSRKETGEIWTTQNNSRSTANFAESFLKKVDVKRHIPPPESDDPLPYLKTIGGISVCDDNLIWVNYTLHRQVKLFTPSGEVLKTVRLDDRCQFTCCLPSGDLLLTQGTMYGSQPIITLVQRTGDVRKFANLCSFAKNLLGILFQDDMIYVIGHRTPKKDFIITLNMDGVVQTIIDTKPDKININHIISYSQTGRIFAVSTDGFAIFPLETASVSSKEINKVHVNHTYSKTACFDNFGNLIIGLRSEIFVTDPSLERSHEIQTGFPVLVTSTAVDKQNQLWIGIGTGDLYITEYLNK, encoded by the exons ATGAACCGACGTCAAACGTATACCAGCGTGAAAGCAACTACAGCAAGCGAAAGGGTTCAGGGTAAAGCAACTACAGCAAGCGAAAGGGTTCAGGGTAAAGTGCTACACAACAAAGGGTCATACAGTCTCCGGAAAAGGCGTCGGCAAG ATGATTGTCCTTCGTCGTCATATAAACCAAAAAGGCGAAATGACATCAATTCGGAAATCAAATCAAGAGCAGAAGTCAAGAATAAGGATAAAAGAGATATTATTATGAGTAGTTCTAAAGAAGACAGGAGAATGATGTCATCCAAGTCATCAAAACGAGTCTCGAGAAAGCGTAAAAGCAAGATATCCATAACGAACGACAATGCAATTGTTGAAGGAGGAGACAAATGTCAAATGCAAACTAAACCACACTCAAGAAAAGAAACTGGCGAAATTTGGACAACACAGAACAACTCGCGCTCGACAGCAAATTTTGCTGAATCATTTTTGAAGAAAGTGGATGTAAAACGACACATCCCACCACCAGAAAGCGACGATCCGCTCCCCTACTTAAAAACAATTGGAGGAATATCGGTATGTGATGACAATCTGATATGGGTCAATTATACTTTGCATCGCCAAGTGAAACTTTTTACACCTTCAGGTGAAGTTCTCAAAACTGTACGTTTGGACGATAGATGCCAGTTCACCTGTTGCCTGCCATCTGGGGATCTGTTGTTGACTCAGGGAACCATGTATGGCTCGCAACCCATTATAACATTGGTGCAGAGAACAGGGGACGTAAGAAAGTTTGCCAATCTGTGTTCGTTCGCCAAAAATTTGCTTGGAATACTGTTCCAAGATGATATGATTTACGTCATAGGACACAGAACACCTAAGAAAGACTTCATAATTACACTTAACATGGACGGCGTAGTTCAGACGATTATAGACACAAAACCAGACAAGATTAACATAAATCATATCATTTCTTACTCTCAGACTGGTCGGATATTTGCTGTTTCCACTGATGGATTTGCTATATTTCCGTTAGAAACTGCTTCCGTTTCGTCGAAAGAAATTAACAAGGTTCATGTCAATCATACGTATTCCAAGACCGCATGCTTTGATAATTTTGGAAATCTTATAATTGGTCTAAGGTCTGAAATCTTTGTGACTGATCCAAGTTTGGAGCGTTCTCATGAAATACAAACCGGATTTCCTGTTCTTGTCACATCAACAGCTGTTGACAAACAAAATCAGCTGTGGATTGGCATAGGAACGGGAGATTTGTACATTACTGAATAcctaaataaatga
- the LOC105340003 gene encoding uncharacterized protein isoform X2, with the protein MSSSKEDRRMMSSKSSKRVSRKRKSKISITNDNAIVEGGDKCQMQTKPHSRKETGEIWTTQNNSRSTANFAESFLKKVDVKRHIPPPESDDPLPYLKTIGGISVCDDNLIWVNYTLHRQVKLFTPSGEVLKTVRLDDRCQFTCCLPSGDLLLTQGTMYGSQPIITLVQRTGDVRKFANLCSFAKNLLGILFQDDMIYVIGHRTPKKDFIITLNMDGVVQTIIDTKPDKININHIISYSQTGRIFAVSTDGFAIFPLETASVSSKEINKVHVNHTYSKTACFDNFGNLIIGLRSEIFVTDPSLERSHEIQTGFPVLVTSTAVDKQNQLWIGIGTGDLYITEYLNK; encoded by the coding sequence ATGAGTAGTTCTAAAGAAGACAGGAGAATGATGTCATCCAAGTCATCAAAACGAGTCTCGAGAAAGCGTAAAAGCAAGATATCCATAACGAACGACAATGCAATTGTTGAAGGAGGAGACAAATGTCAAATGCAAACTAAACCACACTCAAGAAAAGAAACTGGCGAAATTTGGACAACACAGAACAACTCGCGCTCGACAGCAAATTTTGCTGAATCATTTTTGAAGAAAGTGGATGTAAAACGACACATCCCACCACCAGAAAGCGACGATCCGCTCCCCTACTTAAAAACAATTGGAGGAATATCGGTATGTGATGACAATCTGATATGGGTCAATTATACTTTGCATCGCCAAGTGAAACTTTTTACACCTTCAGGTGAAGTTCTCAAAACTGTACGTTTGGACGATAGATGCCAGTTCACCTGTTGCCTGCCATCTGGGGATCTGTTGTTGACTCAGGGAACCATGTATGGCTCGCAACCCATTATAACATTGGTGCAGAGAACAGGGGACGTAAGAAAGTTTGCCAATCTGTGTTCGTTCGCCAAAAATTTGCTTGGAATACTGTTCCAAGATGATATGATTTACGTCATAGGACACAGAACACCTAAGAAAGACTTCATAATTACACTTAACATGGACGGCGTAGTTCAGACGATTATAGACACAAAACCAGACAAGATTAACATAAATCATATCATTTCTTACTCTCAGACTGGTCGGATATTTGCTGTTTCCACTGATGGATTTGCTATATTTCCGTTAGAAACTGCTTCCGTTTCGTCGAAAGAAATTAACAAGGTTCATGTCAATCATACGTATTCCAAGACCGCATGCTTTGATAATTTTGGAAATCTTATAATTGGTCTAAGGTCTGAAATCTTTGTGACTGATCCAAGTTTGGAGCGTTCTCATGAAATACAAACCGGATTTCCTGTTCTTGTCACATCAACAGCTGTTGACAAACAAAATCAGCTGTGGATTGGCATAGGAACGGGAGATTTGTACATTACTGAATAcctaaataaatga